The Myxococcales bacterium genomic sequence CACGCCTTTCGGCATCATCATGACCGGCATCGGTGTGATCTCGCTGGCGGGCGTGGTGGTGAACAATGCCATCGTGCTCCTCGACTACGTCGAACAGCTCCGCGCCCGTGGCGTGCCGATGAAGGACGCGCTGATGGAGGCGGGCACCGCGCGCTTTCGGCCCGTGGTCCTGACGGCGCTCACCACTGTCCTTGGCCTGGTGCCCATGGCCCTTGGCATCTCGATCGACTTTTCCAAGCTCGCGATCACGTCGGGGTCTCAGTCCACGCAGTTCTGGGCCGCCATGGCGGTGGCGGTCATTTTTGGCCTGGCCTTCGCCACCGTGCTGACGCTGGTCATGGTTCCCACCATGTATTCGATCGCAGAGGACCTGCGGCGGCGCGGGCGTCGGCTGCTGCGGCTTTCCCCGGGGGATGACGAAGCTGGGGCGCCCCACGCCCAGGTCCAGTAACCGGGGGGCGGCCCGGGTGCCATAAACCTTGACCGCCCGGCCGTGCCTCCGCCTATAGTTCCCGCATGATCGAGGTGCGAGGCCTGACCAAACACTACGGCGCGCGCGCCGCGGTGAAGGGCGTGGACCTCGAGGTCCTGCCGGGGCAGATCCTCGGACTCCTCGGGCCCAATGGGGCCGGTAAAACCACAACCATCTCGGTCATTGCGGGCGTGTTTCCTCCAACCCATGGCCAGGTCATCATCGCCGGTCACGACGTCGTCAAGGACGGGCGGCTCGCCCGCTCGCAGCTGGGGTACGTACCCCAAGAACTCGCGCTCTACGACGAGCTCAGCGCGGTGGAGAACCTGGCTTTTTTCGCCAGCGTTCAAGGGGTTCCGCGCAGCCTGCGGGCGGCGCGCGTTCAGGAAGCCCTGGCGCTCTGTGGGCTGGCCGAGCGCGCACACGATCGCGTCTTCACCTTTTCAGGCGGGATGAAACGAAGGTTGAACATCGCGGCTGCTTTGCTTCATGCCCCCAAGGCCGTCATTCTCGACGAACCGACGGTGGGCGTCGACCCGCAAAGCCGGGCTCACATCTTCGACCAGGTGCGCCGCTTGCGCGACGAGCGGCAGTTGGCTGTGCTTTACACGAGTCACTACATGGAGGAAGTGCAGGCCCTGTGCGATCAGGTCGCGATCCTCGACGGCGGACGCCTCGTGGCGAAGGGAACCCCCGAGGGGCTCGTGCGGGAGCACGCCGGGGATGCCTTCGTGGACCTGACCGTCGAAGGAGAGCTGCGCGCGCTCGAAGGCGCTTTGTCGCCCTTCGGCGCGGTGAGGCGGCGAGACCGTACGTACCGCATCGAGACAGGGGCGGTCGCGGCCGTGGTCGCCGCCGTCGAGCGGGCAGGCGGCCGGGTGCGTACCCTCCACGCCGGGGCACGCGACCTGGAAAGCGTGTTTCTGTCGCTCACGGGCCACGAACTTCGAGATTGAACGATGCTGACGGCGACGGTGAAGAAAGAGGCTTTGCTGCTCTGGCGGGACCGAGGCGCCCTGGCAAGCCTCTTTCTGCTGCCTCTGGCGTTCATGACCTTTATGGGCTTCATCTTCCGCGGTACCGACGCCAGCGCGCCCCGCAAGCTGGTCGTGGTGGATGACGGGGCTGCGACGACGGAGGCTTTTGTGGGGGCCCTCGAAACCACGGGCGCCTTTGCCCTCGCCAAGGCCCCCGAGGCGCGTGCGCGCGCGCTCGTCAAGACGGGCCAAGCCGACGCGGCTCTTCTCGTGCCCGCCGAAGAAGCGGAAGACGCGCAGAGCCCTTATCGCCTGCTGATGGACGGGGGCACACCTCTCGCCGTGCGTGCGTCCGTCCAGGCGATCGTGAGCGCGGTCGTGGCGCGTATGGCCGCAGAGCCTGCGTGCCGCACGCCGCCCGAAAACCTGCCCCTTCGGGTGGAAGACGTGCGGGGTGCCGGAGCCCCCCTGCGCAACGCCGACGGGTTTCAGGTGTCGGTACCTGGAAACGTCGTCCTCTTTGGTTTCTTCATCGCCGTCACGCTGGGGATCTCCTTCATCGAGGAGCGCAAGAGCGGCACCTGGCGCCGCCTGCTCGCGGCCCCCGTCCACCCGGGGGCTCACCTGCTAGGCAAGATGCTCACCTATCTGCTCATCGGCATTTTGCAGATGGTCTTCCTCTTCGCCGTGGGCCGGGGCGTGCTGGGCATGCGCCTGGCGGGAAGCGCGTTCGCGATGGCGCTGGTTTGCTTGGCTGTGGTGCTGTGCGCGGTGTGTTTGGGTCTCTTCGTCGCTTCGGTCGGGCGTTCGGCCCGCACGGTGGGGGCCTTGACCTCGGTGGTGTTGCTCGTGCTCGGCATGCTCGGCGGCGCAATGATTCCGCGCGCGCTCATGCCCGAAAGCGTGCGTGCGCTCGGGCTGTTTACGCCTCACGGATGGGCCCTCGATGCCCTACAAATGCTCGTGCTCGTTCCCGGCAGCGGCCTTGCGGACGTGGCGCGGCCGCTGCTCGTGCTCCTGGCCTTCTCGGTGGGCTTTGCGCTGCTCGGCTGGTGGCGTTTCCCGTTGCGGGACGGTTAGCCGGGGGGGAGCCCGCCTCTGCGCCACGCTCCGGCATGCGCCCGCTCAGCGCCGTCGGCGGCCGTCCGCGGTCGTGCGGAGTGGTTGTGCGAGTGGACGGCGCGTGAGAACTGGCCGAAAATGAGGGGAGGAAGGAACCTGGTAGCTTCAGCCGTACCCAGGGCGCCTCTCACGACAACCCGCATGAATCCGAACGCGCCTTCGCCTTGTCTCCTCCGGTGCGGCTCATGAGTGGCGACACCGCGGGCTCCCCCCTGCTCACACTCCTGCGTCAAGCCACGTCCGCCTGGCACGGGCGGGTCGAGGCCCATCCGCTCATGGAGGCCTTCGCGCGAGGCCAGCCGGGCCGGGGCGACTATGCCGCTTATCTCGCGGGGTTGTTGCCCGTGTACCGTGCCCTCGAGGCGGGGCTCGAGGCGCTCGCCGACGCGTCGCCGCTCACGGCCCTGCGCGTTCCCGCGCTCTACCGCAGCCGGGCGATCGAGGCTGATCTGGCCACTCTTGGCGTACCCCCCTCGGCCGCGTGGACCTCACGGCTCTCGGCCCGCATCGAGGCCTGGGCGCGTGAGGCGCCGCATTGCCTGGCCGCGCCGGCTTACGTTCGGTACCTGGGCGACTTGAGCGGCGGGCGTGTTCTTCGGGCACGCTTCGCCTCGGCCCTCGACGTCCCCGCCGCATCGCTTGCGTTCTTTGATTTCGGCGACGGGCAGGCGGCTTTGCGGGCCACCTGGCTTGCCACGCTCGCGTCACTACGCCTCGAACGCGCGCACACGGAGCAGGTCGCGGCGGCCGCGGTGCTGTGTTTTTCCGACCACGAACCCCTTTTCGACGAGATGGTGGCCGCGGCGCGTGCGGCTGTCTTTCGCGTGGCCTGAACAGACGAAAGCGGGCAGCGAGTCGCCCGTCAGCCCGCCGCCTGCTCACCGCCCGCGCGCGATGTATGCGGACCCGTTTCCAGGCGGTGGCGGACCAGGGACACGTGCTCGCGCAGAACATAAAGCTGATCGGCGAAGGACAGCGGCGTTTTGACCTCGTTGACGGCGTCCTCGATCTCGTCGATGCGAACCAGCAGCTTGCGCCTTTCCTCGACGCCAGGCTTTGCCAACAGCTCCTGCTCGATCGCCATGAGGGCTCCGTACCAGCGGTAAATGCGCGAGCGCACCCTCCAGCGGTAGAGCGCGGGCAAGGCGCGGGTGGCGGGCACGATCACCACGAGCAAGGGAACCAGCAGCACGAGCAAACGATCGATGAGGCTCGCCAGCCAAAATGGCAGGCTCTTGTAGAGCAGCTTGCCCCCGGTTTTGTAGTAGCGCTCGGCGTCTTCACTGAGAGGAAAGTCATGCGCAACGGGGGAGGGGTACTCGCCCGCGTTGCGGAACACGCTGGCGGGTCCGTGGATCTCGCGGGCGGCGCTGATGAGCATGTCCGAAAGCGCCGGGTGCAACTCGGGTCGGGCGATGAGCTCGACCGTGGGGCCGATGAGTTCGTAGTCCTGAGGCGGATCGTTGCCGGCGAGATCCAGCGCACCCTCGGGCAGCTGGAGGTGCGTCAAATAGCGGAGGCGGCGGACGTAGCCTTTGGACTGACGAAAATTCATCAGCTCGATCTCCGGTGCCGCCCGGAGCTTTCGAAAGATCTCGCGCGTGGCCGTGTCGCTCGTCAGGAAGGCGGCATCGAGGTCACCTGCCAGAAGCGCAGCGGCAGCCTCTGCCCCTGCAAGAGGCACCAGCTGAGGAGTCGCCGTGTCCATCCCGTTGGCAGCCAGCAACTTCAACGCGAGGGCGCGTGTCCCGCTGCCCTCGAGCCCGATGGCGATGCGTTTGCCGGCTAGCTGCGTGAGCCGCTGGATCTCGCTGGGGTTCGGTAAGCGGTGGTACACCATCAGCGGCTGTGGGAACAGGCTGCCCAGCGACACGAGGCCCTTGGTGTCCTCCTCGTCCTGCAGGAGCCCGCTTTGCACGAAGCCCACGTCCACGTCGACGCGACGATCAGCGAGCTTGTCCAGGTTTTCGTCGGCCCCCCGGGAGGGCAAGATCTCGACGGTGATGCCGTGTCTCTCGATGAGCGCCTTGTAGCGCTCGGCGTGCTTCCTGTAATTGCTGCCTTCCGGACCGCTCAGCAGGCGGATCCGGTTCGGTGGCGCGGGCCGCACGAACTCCACCGCCACCCAGATGGCGAGGGCGGCGACCACAGCCACGGGCAGCCCCACGATGAAGAGGTCGCGCCACGACACACGCACGAATTTGGGGTCGCGGCGAGGAAAAGGCAGGGAGGGGCGGGCACGTCGTTTCATGGGCGGGCGTAGTCTACATCGAGCGGGGCGCCACTTCGGGGCGTCGTCGTGCGGGCACCGTGCAGACCGCTTTCGATGACATGTGATAGCCAAAAGCTATCTAACTCATACAAAGCTTGTGTTGGTGAACTCAGAAAAGCGGGCGCATCTTGAGACACATCAGGTGGCCACGAGGGCCGCCGTCACAGGAGGAAGCGCACATGTTGACCGTTGGAGACAAGTTTCCCGAGTTCGAACTGAAAGCCGTGGTGAGCCTGGAAGCCGGGCAGGAGTGGAAGACCGTCCGCTCCACCGACGACCCCGGACTGTGGAAAGTGGTGTTCTTCTGGCCCAAGGATTTCACCTTTGTGTGTCCCACCGAAATCGCCGCCTTCGGTCGCCATAACCAGGACTTCCTCGACCGTGAGGCCCAGGTGCTCGGGGCAAGCGTCGACAGCGAGTTCGTGCATCTGGCCTGGCGCAAAAGCCATCGGGACCTCAAGGATTTGCCCTTCCCCATGCTGGCGGACATCAAACGCGAGCTGTCCACCGCGCTGGGAATCCTGCACAAAGGCGAGGGCGTCGCGATGCGTGCGACCTACATCGTCGACCCGGAGGGCGTGATTCGTTTCGTGTCGGTCACGGACCTGAACGTCGGCCGGAACGTCGACGAGGTGCTGCGGGTGCTCGACGCCTTGCAAACGGACGAGCTGTGCCCCTGCAACTGGAAAAAAGGCGAAAAGACGCTGGAGGTCGGGTGATCATGAACCTCGAAGAGCTGCGCAACCAAATCCCTGAACCCGCACGGGACATCAAGCTGAACCTTCAGTCCGTGCTGGCGCAATCGGTGCTGAGCCCCGCGCAGACATGGGGCGTGGCCGTGGCGGCCGCCGTGGCCACGCGCAACCCCGCGCTGCGGGCGGCCATCGTCAGCGAGGCGCGCAAGCACGTGACCGAGGCGGTGATCGACGACGCCCTGGCGGCCGCGGCCTTGATGGCGATGAACAACGTGTACTACCGCTTCCGTCACCTGGTGGAAAACCCCAGCTACGGCACCAAGCCCGCGCGGCTCCGCATGAACCGCATGGTCAAGCCGCTCGGTGACAAGGTGGATTTCGAGCTGTTTTCGTGCGCGGTGAGCGCGCTCAACGGCTGCGGCACCTGCATGCATGCCCACGAGCGCGTCGTGGTCGGAGGGGGGCTCACCGAAGAACACGTACACGACGCCGTTCGCATCGCCGCCACGCTTGCGGCAGCGGCGGTGGCGCTCGAGATGCGCGCGGAGCTGGCGCCGGGCGTGGGGGAAGCGGCGTGAACGAGACAGCGGGGCGGCCTGGCAAGACCCTCTGCCAGGCCGCCGGGCGCATCCGCTCTACAGCGCCCCCACCAGCTGCTTGAACTCATCGAGCAAAGCGCGGTTGGCGCAGTAGCAGCGTCGGGGCCCGTCGATCTCTCCCTTGATGAGCCCGCAGGCCTTGAGAACGCGCAGGTGTTCCGAAACCGTCGAAGCGGCAAGCGGCAGCTGCCCTGCGAGCTCGCCCGCCACGCATACGTTCTTGGCCAGGAGCACGCCCAGAATGTGTACCCGTGCGGGGTGTGCCAGGGCCCGGCATAGCTCCGAAAGCCGTTGCTCGTCCGGGGGACGCAAGGCCGGTACACGGGCGTTTGTGTCAGCTTCGCAACATTCGGAGGGGCAACAGGCCCCGGTCTGGTCGTTCATGGGTATTTCGTCTAAGTACGAAATACCGACGGCCCGGGTCAAGCGGTGCCGGAAAAAGGAACCATGCTTCGCCTCGATGACATTTTCACACCTCTCGCCCTCGCGGGCGCGCTGACCTTCGTGTGCGCCGTGCCGCCCGGCGCGCTCGCTGCACCCAATGCCGCGCCCGCCGCAGCCAAAGCCGCTCCCACGGCCCTCTTCCCGGCGCTGGCCCGCTACGCCGACTCGCTTCCCGCTGGCTTCGATGCTCTGCCAGCCGACCGGAAAAAGCAGCTCGACAAGCTCGCGCTCTACATCAAGTCAAGGCGCAGCGCCGGCGAGCCCGCGCGTCTTGTCTACATTTGCACCCACAACTCGCGCCGAAGCCACATGGGGCAGCTCTTCGCCAGCCTGGCAGCCGCGTACTACGGCATCGAAGGGGTCGAGACCTTCTCGGGTGGCACCGAGGTCACCGCCTTCAATCCGCGCGCCGTGGCGGCGCTCTCACGAGCCGGCTTCGTGATCACCCCGTCCGGGTCCGACAACCCTCGTTACCGTGTCGCGTTTTCCGCCGGCCGTCCCGCGGTGGTGGCCTTCTCGAAGGTCTACGACGATCCCGCGAATCCCAAGCGTGATTTTGCGGCAATCATGACCTGCTCTCATGCCGACAAAACCTGTCCGATGGTGGCTGGCGCCAGCCTCCGTGCGCCTCTTCACTACGAAGATCCGAAGGTTTCGGATGGCACGCCCGAAGAGGCGGCCGTCTACGACGGGCGGGCACGTCAGATCGCCACGGAGGCTTTCTACTTGTTTTCCCGGCTCCGGAGCTGAAGGAGGTCAATGTGGCTTCATCCTGGCTTGCCCACGCAAACGAATGGCTCGGCCACGAGCTTGCGGGCTCCCAAGGCCTGACCAGCTTTCTGTTGCTGCTGGTGGGCGGCGTCCTGGCGAGCTTGCTTCCCTGCGTGTATCCGCTCTACCCGGTCACCGCGGCCATTTTGGGCCGGCGGGTCGGTCGTCTCGGCCGCTGGGAGCATCCGGCGATCTACTACGCAGGCCTGGCGACGACGTACCTCTCGTTCGGGGTCATCGCGTCGCTGACGGGCGGCAGCTTCAACGAGGTCTTGCGTTGGCCTCTCGTAAACCTCGGGATCGGAGCGCTTTTCATCGTGCTGGCCCTGGCCACGATCGGTTGGCTTCCCTTTCCCGAGGTGGGTCACCGCCTTCGCTCCGGCAGAGGCGGGGGGCGGCTGGGTACCTTCGGCATGGGGGCGGGAGCAGGACTGGTGTCGAGCGCGTGCGTGGGGCCCGTGGTGGTCAGCATCCTCATCTCCCTCGCGGCCCACACGAGCCAGGTCTCCGTGGGAGCGACCCTTCTGGCCGCCGGTAAAATGATGCTCTTTGGAATGGGCGTGGGACTTCCCTTGCTTCTCATCGGGGGCTTCGGGCTGGTCTTGCCGAAGGGAGGCGCCTGGATGTCCCGGGTCCAGCAACTCTTCGGGCTGCTCATCGTTTGGTTCGGCGGGGGGTACCTTCGCAAGGGCCTGACGGGCCTCGGCTTCTCGGATGTGGCCGGCGGATCCCTGCTCGCAGGCGCCCTGCTCGTGGCCGGCGCGGTGTGGCTGGGGCAAGAGCCGGAGCGCACCGTCGCCGAACGCACCAAACGATCCCTACTTACGGTCGCCGGTGTCAGCGGGTTTTTGCTGATGGGCCACACGGTTTTGGCTTCGGCGTTGCCTCCTGCCGCGTGGCCCGGGCCCGCCGCCGGAGCCGTGGCCTCCGCGCCCGCGGTGGAGACCCACGGCAACCTCACCTGGCACTTGGACAAGGACGCCGCCTACGCTGACGCGGCTTCGCGAGGGAAGCCGGTGTTCATCGACTTTCACGGGGACTGGTGCACCAACTGCAAGGCCTTCGCCGAAAAGACGCTGGCGGATGCCGAACTCAACGCCGCCCTGGCAAACGTGGTGCTTCTCAAGGTTCAGGATGGCACGTCGCTCTTTTCCTCGTTCGCGGCCGATCCTCGGTTCCCCGAGCTGAAGGTGGGCCTGCCTTTCTTCGTCATCACAGACCCGCTGGGCTCCCTGCTCTACAAGACCAGCGACTTCACGAAGACCTCCGAAATGACGCTTTTCCTCACCGACTGATCGACTGAAGCGGCTGCGCCGCTGCGGCCAGGTCTAAACCGCGTAGAACCGGCGCAAGATGGTCTGTTCGACTTCGCCCCGCTTGCGGGCCGGCACGGGTACGCGCAAGAGCAAGTTCACGTGCTCGGGCGCCACGGCTTGTACCAGCACGTCCGGGTGGGGGAAGTTGAGCGGAAGTCCATGCTTGGCGGCTGTAGCGTCGAGCGCGCGGGCGGCGTCGTCGGCGAAGGGTTCACACACCTCGTTGGCGATCGACAGAAGACGATCGCGATGTTTCGGCAGCTCGCCCGCCGACTTCAAGGGCACGGCCACCACGTGCACCACGAAGTTGTCCGTCAGCGTTTCGTTGTAGACCCGGGCTGCAAGAAACACGCTGTTCGGCAGCACCACCGTGCGCCCCGTGGGTTGATGCCCCGGGCCGATCTCCAGGATCGTGGTCGTCAGCAGCTGGTGATCGATCACGTCGCCCCGGAGGCCATCCACTTCGATGCGGTCGCCCACGTCGAAGGTGGCCCCGCTGGCGCGCACCAGCGCGCCCGACATGCACATGATCAATTCCTTCGTGGCGATCACCACGGCCGCTGCGATCGCCACCAGAGAAAGCGCCAGGGTTCTGAGCTCGTCGGCCCAGATCACCGTGAGCCCAAGGACTGCGATGCCCAGCGCCACCCACCGGGTACGCGCCTTGAGGCGCAGGGGATCCGCCAACGGGCGCTCTTTGAAGTGCACCAGCGAGCGTATGGTCAGCGCGCGGCCTGCCACGACCGCCAAGAGCAGGACCGCCGAGGAGACCAGATTGCGAAGGATGTCGCGTTCGGTCCAAAAGCCGTGGAGAAAATCAGGCAGCTGCAAGGTCACCCACCCTGTTTATGGCAAAGCTTCTGCGGTTTTCGAGCCGTGCCTGGCCCGCGCGTGCGTCGTCATCGCTCTTCCATATCGCTTTTCGTGTTCCCCCCGCCGCCTCGATATAATGAAGGCTTCCATGAGCCCGTCCTCCGATAGCGACCGCCGCGCCCTCAACCGTGTCGAGGTGTACGCCCAGGCCACGTTCCGCGGTGCGGAGGTGCAAATCATGGACGTGCGCAATCTCTCGAGCGGAGGCGTCTATCTGGTGGGCACGCCCGACGCGTACCCCGAGTTCATACCGGGCCGCGAATTCGAACTGGTGATCTTCGGCACCGAAGACGGCGCGGGCGATGAGGAAGACTTCAACATCCAGTGTCGGGGTCGGGTCATCCGGGTGGATCCCGGCTGGCCCGGAAAGCGCCCCCCGGGGTTTGGCGTGACGCTCGAACCCCTCGATCAGGACCACCGGGACCGCTTGGCGAACCTGCTCCTGCGTGCCTCGGCTTACCGGCCCGGCGCCCGGTCCGACTGAGCGCCCACGCCGGCGCGCTGTTGGCGCAGCGTGTGAAGGAAAATTTGCTCCGCCTCGAGCGAGGGGGTACTCCGAGAAGGTGTTTCGCATGTTCCGCATCGTGTTTGTTCTGGGAACGCTCGCGGCCATGGTTTGGTTCGGGACCCAGGTGAAGCTCGGCGACCTCACCCTCTACGAGCACCTCATGGCGATCGTCAACAGCGAGCCCTCGAGGAACCTGGTCGAAGGCACGAAAGGTAAGTTCACCGAAGGTGTCTCGGAGGTGGGAAAGCTGATCGGCGACAAGACGTCCACGTCGACGAGCGACGACCCCAAAGGTTCGAGCAAGCCGGACAAGTCGGGCGACAAACGAGGCGCCCGTGCGTTGGCAGCAGGCGAAGACAGGCCCTCGGACGACGTGCCCGAGGCCGATCGCAAAGCCCTGCGGAAGCTCATCGAGTCCCGGCCGTGAGCCGCGGGCGTGCGTGCCCGGCTCTCCTGTCTCTCCTGGGCGTCCTGGGCACGCTGCCTGCCACGTCCTGGGCACGCCCTCCGGGGGAGCCGCTCTGGCAGGAAGGACGTGGCGCCGGCCGGCCGCCTCTGGCGGCGCTGGTCGAGCGTTGCCGCGCCGCCGTGGTGCAGATTCGCGGCCAGCTGACGGGCCGGGCGGGGCGTGGCTCCGGGGCTCAAATGTCCGTGGGTACGGGGTTCGTGATCTCCTCCGCGGGCCATGTGGTGACGAATGAGCACGTGGTGCGAGAGGCCGACGATCTCCGGGTGCGTCTTCACGACGGGCGTGAGTTGTCTGCGTGTGTGGTGGGGGTGGACGGTCCCACCGACATCGCTTTACTGAAGGTGTCCCCCCCGCGGCCCCTGCCTGTGTTGCCCCTGGGTGACTCCACCCAGGTGAAGGCCGGCGACGACGTCTTCGTGATCGGCAATCCTTTCGGCTTCGACCACAGTGTGACCGCCGGGATCTTGTCGGCCAAGGATCGGATCGTGGACCGCTTTGCGCCGCCCGAGCCCGCGGCCGGCGCCTCCTACGCGTTCTACCTGCAAACCGATGCGGCCATCAACATGGGCAACTCCGGCGGGCCGCTGCTCTCCCGCGGAGGTGTGGTGATCGGTGTGGCTTCGGCGTTTTGGGGGGGCACGCAGCCTGCCCAAGGCATCGGCTTCGCCATCCCCATCGACGTGGTGAAGCGGCTCTTGCCGCAGCTGGCGGCGGTAGGACGCGCCGTGCGCTCGTGGCTGGGTGTCGACGTGCAGGCCCTGGATCCTCCGCTTGCCGAAGCCTTCGGGCTTACCAGCACCCAGGGTGCCTTGCTCGCTTCCGTCCAGGCCCAAAGCCCGGCCGCCCTTGCGGGCCTGCGCGCCGGCGACGTCGTGGTGAGCTGGGGGGGGCACCCTCTGACGGGTGTGGAGGACTTCAAGATCTACGCTCAGCTCACCCCTCCCGGGCAGCGGGTCGTGGTGAACGTGCGCCGGAGCGGCCGGGCCCACACGGTGACGCTGGCCACCGTGGCGGCGGCCAGTCCTCCGCTCGCGCCGCACCCGGCGTCCTGCCAAGAGGGCGGACCCGTGCAGCAGCCGCCCTTGGGCCTCGACGTTCAGGTCGCCCGGGGCAAAACGCCCGGACTGCTGGTGCGCACCGTGCCTGCCGGGGTGGCGCGCGATGCGGGCCTGCTGCCCGGAGACGTCATCGTGCAGGTCGGCGCCAAGCCGGTGGCCAGCCTCGGGGCGTTGGCCGAAGCCCTCGCGCCCGCGCACGCTCCCCACGCCGTGCTGGTGCGCCGGGAGCAAGGCAGTTTCTGGGTCGCCCTGGCCCCCCACGCCCCGGCGCCCCCACCGCCCTGAGCGACAGGTGCTATAGACCGAAAGCCATGGAAGAGAAGGTATACCGACAGCTCGTCGACCAGGCGTTCGCGCGGATCGACGCCGCCTTCGAGGACGCCGACCCTGATCTGGCGGAGAGTGCTTTGTCTCAGGGCACGCTCACCGTTACGTTCAACAACCGCCTGCGCCTCATCATCTCGCCGCAGACGCCGGTCCGGCAGATCTGGGTGGCCTTTCGGGACCGTGCATGGCACCTCGACCACCAAGCCGACACGGGAAGCTGGGTGGACGATCGCGGCCAGGGCGTCGAGCTCTATCGGCTGGTCGAGCAGCTCGCGCACGAACAGGCGGGGCTGCAGATCCGGGTCTGAGGCGGGCCCTTCAGCGGACCACCACGGCGCCGGCCCGGTAGACGAGGCGGCTCACGGAGGGAAGGGGCGTGCGGGCCGGCCGCAGGCGGCCTCGGCGACCGATGCCCTCGGGCTCG encodes the following:
- a CDS encoding trypsin-like peptidase domain-containing protein, whose amino-acid sequence is MSRGRACPALLSLLGVLGTLPATSWARPPGEPLWQEGRGAGRPPLAALVERCRAAVVQIRGQLTGRAGRGSGAQMSVGTGFVISSAGHVVTNEHVVREADDLRVRLHDGRELSACVVGVDGPTDIALLKVSPPRPLPVLPLGDSTQVKAGDDVFVIGNPFGFDHSVTAGILSAKDRIVDRFAPPEPAAGASYAFYLQTDAAINMGNSGGPLLSRGGVVIGVASAFWGGTQPAQGIGFAIPIDVVKRLLPQLAAVGRAVRSWLGVDVQALDPPLAEAFGLTSTQGALLASVQAQSPAALAGLRAGDVVVSWGGHPLTGVEDFKIYAQLTPPGQRVVVNVRRSGRAHTVTLATVAAASPPLAPHPASCQEGGPVQQPPLGLDVQVARGKTPGLLVRTVPAGVARDAGLLPGDVIVQVGAKPVASLGALAEALAPAHAPHAVLVRREQGSFWVALAPHAPAPPPP
- the cyaY gene encoding iron donor protein CyaY → MEEKVYRQLVDQAFARIDAAFEDADPDLAESALSQGTLTVTFNNRLRLIISPQTPVRQIWVAFRDRAWHLDHQADTGSWVDDRGQGVELYRLVEQLAHEQAGLQIRV